Part of the Gracilimonas sp. genome, CCATGTTTTGACAGTTGGGCTATAACGGTTGGATCAATTCTTCTTTATCCTCCTTTGAAAATTGTTTGATCTCATATTCACGTTTACAGGCCTCTGACTGGTCTGGCTTTTCCTCCATATAGACCAGCAACTCCGGCGGGTGAGCTCGCAGGTAACGGGCTCCGGTTCCTTTTCTGTGCTGATACCACCGTCGTATGAGATGATTAGTGCATCCGGTATACAAGCTACCGTCGACGCATCGGATGATGTAAACAAACCAACTGTTCATTGAACTAAAATATTTGCTTTAATTTAACTAATCAATTGTTCCAAATTTGCGTTCTGGATATTTTTAGTGCTCAACATCGGCCTTTCGGAACGAGTTTCAAAAGAAGAAAAGTAAGATTTGAGAATGATGCCTGTTTCAACATCGGACCGGAGGTCCGGGCAGGCGTTCCCGGCAAGGACGTTGGGAACGAGTCAGTATTCAACATATCGGCTCAGCGAGCCGAGGTACGTACCACGGCTCGCTGAGCCGTGAAGGTTGACTTAGCTAATCCATCTCTACCCAGTGATTTTCTTTACCGCTTTCTATGGCCTTGTGGATGAATTTTACACCTGTCAAACCATCCTGAACCGTAGGGAAATCTGTGGCTAATTTGTCCGGCTCTTTGCAATTTTTCTTTGCTTGTAGGGTGAGGGCCACATTCTTGTAGATATTGGCAAAAGCCTCTAAAAATCCTTCGGGATGTCCCGGCGGAATTCGGGTATTGAAACCGGCCGCATCAGATAAATAAAGGTTGCCCCGCTTATGGATTTCCTCCGGCTTGTCGGGATACTTCACCCTTAAATAATTCGGTGATTCCTGATTCCATTCAAGTGAAGCCTCCGTACCATAGACCCTGATGTTCAACGGGTTTTCTTCCCCCACCGATACCTGCGAGGCGTACAGGATTCCCCGGACTCCACCCTCGTAGTGGACCAGCATATTGGCGTCATCTTCGAGAGCCCGGCCTTCCACAAAAGAGGTGGTGTCCGCAAACAGTTTTTCGATCTGCAGTCCGGTAATATATTCCACAAGATTCTCTGCATGGGTTCCGATATCTGCAATCGCTGCCGAAACGCCGGCCTTTTGGGGATCTGTCCGCCACTCCGCCTGCTTATTTCCCTGCTCTTCCACGGGTTCAGCCAGCCAGCCCTGCGGGTATTCAACAACGACCTTTCGAAGCGATCCCAGTTTTCCGCTTTGAACCAGATGGCGGGCTTCTTTCACCATGGGGTAGCCGGTATAATTATGGGTCAGGGCAAACAGTACCTCATGCTTTTCCACCAGCCGGCAAAGTTCCTCGGCTTCTTCAATCGTGTTGGTCATGGGCTTGTCACATACCACATGGATGCCCTGTTCTATAAACGCCTTGCAAATCGGAAAGTGCAGATGATTGGGCGTGACCACCGAAACCATATCAATGCGCTCATCTTCAGGAAGGGCGGCTTCTTTTTTAGCCATCTCTTCGAAGGAGCTGTACACCCGACGCGGATCCAGTCCCAGCTCCTCGCCCATTTGCTTCGACTTTTCAGCGGATGAGGAAAATGAGCCAGCGACTAATTCCAAATGGCCATCCAAAGCGGCTGCCTTTCGATGTACCTCTCCGATAAATGCCCCCGGACCGCCGCCGACCATCCCGTATTTGATCTTGTCCTTCATAAAAATCAGTCTAGCTTTTTGATCTTGATATTCCGAAATTGAATCGTATTTCCATGATCCTGCAAACCGATATGTCCCTCATGCATATCTCCGAATTCGGGGTGATCCACAAACTTGCTGTTGCGCAGCATTTCGTACCATTTTGGAGTCCAGAGCTCATATTCCAGCACCTTTTCCCCATTCTGCCAGTGTTCGATCTTAGAGCCATTGGCTACGATCTTCGCACTGTTCCACTCGCCATAGGGATTTGCATTTTGAGGTTTAGCGGGAATCAAGTCATACAGGGATCCGGCCTTCCGGTTTCCATCTTCACCACGGGTTGCATCCGGGTGGTTTTCATTATCCAGGATCTGAAATTCAGGGGCCGACCAATAAATGGCCTGCGTGGGTTGTTCCAGAGCACGATAAAAAATACCGCTGTTACCGCCTTTTTCGGCTTTCCATTCCAGCTTCAGAATAAAATCGCCGTAGGTTTCCCTAGTGATGATATCACCGCCGCCACCGCCGGCCAAAACCATAAGCATGCCGTCTTCAACTTTCCAGCCTTGCTCAGGAAATCCATCCTTTTGATAGCCTCTCCAATCGTCAGGGCTGGCTCCGTCAAATAGCAGTTCCCAGCCGTCATCCTGTTCTTCTTCCGATAATGTGTTTTGTTTAGTTTGAGCCATGCATTGGGTTACCGTTAAACATAAGATCATTGATAATGATATAACGATTCGCTTCATGTGTAATAAATTTATGGGAGTTATGATTTTTAACCGGTGGCTTTATCTTCAAGCCCCAAATGCTCCAGCGCATCATGAGAACATCCCTGCCAGTTGTGAGGGCGGTTGCCTATGTATCCGATATCTTCGATACCTATTTTACTCGACCAGAAGCCGGAAGCTACCAAATCTCTAAACCGGTTAAAGAATGCGACGCCTTGCTGCATTTCAGGCTTTGCTTCCTCAGGATAAGCGATCTCATCAAGCATATTTGTCTTTTCATCATCCGTACAATCAATGAAATTCTTGCCGTATCTCTTTTGGCACTGGATATCCAGCCATTTCAATCCACCCCGAATTGGGGTTTGATTGCCCGGCTTGTCGAGCATCATAAAGTCGATAAATTGAGGTACTCCGGCATCCTCGGCATTCCCGGACCGTTCATCGGCAGGAATGATCATATTGGCAAGCTGGCGAACCGTTTCAAACTCATGATCGGTAAAAAATTGCGCATTCCACTTTTCAAGATCTTCCTCCGTAACACGTTTCCAAAACTTATGCTCTTTTGCGGCTTCTTCGGGGGTGATTTCACAACCCGTCAATGAAAAACCGGCTACAAGCGTGCCCAGGGATAGTGCTTTTATTGCTTCTCTTCTGTCCATAATTCTATTTTTTTGGCCGTTTATATTTACAGCAGTATTAAAGATTTCCTTTCTTTTTTTGATCAACGATATATTCCGAAGCACGCATCGACAGTGCCAGGATAGTCCACGTTGGGTTCTTATGCGGCTGGGACACAAAGGAACCTCCATCCACTACAAAGAGATTGTCAACATCATGAGCCTGGCAGTATTTGTTCAACACGGATGTATTCGGATCATCGCCCATCCTGGTGGTACCCACTTCGTGAATGATCTGGCCGGGATTGGTGATACCGTATCCATCTTCTTTTGAAGGCATATCCCAGAGTAAATGACCACCCATTTCATCAATAATTGATCTCAAGGTGGTCTGCATATGTTTTACCTGGTTATATTCATGATCGCTCCAGTTATAATTGAACCGAAGGGTTGGAATTCCCCATTTATCTACCCCATTGGGGTCGATCTCACAGTAATTATCTTCGTAAGCGATACCTTCACCACGACCGGAGAAGCCAACCACCGATCCGTAATACCGGCGATAATCGTCCTTCAATCCTTTGCCGTATCCGCCGCTTCGCTTGGGGCCATCCTGAAACATAGCATTGTAATTTTGGATACCGCCCATGAATCCATAACTCGGCATACCGCGGCCTCCCCACATTTCAACATGATAACCTCTTGGGAAATCGAGTTTGCTGTTATCCAGCCACCACGGAATATACAGGTGCATACCCCCTACTCCATCTTCGTTATGAGCCGGCATATCCATCATTTTAGGAATAAGACCGGCTACACTGGTTCCGGTAGAATCCATGAGATACTTACCGACCACTCCGCTTGAATTCGCCAGGCCATCCGGAAAATCTGAGGATTTGGAATTCAATAAAAGCCGAGCAGATTCACAGGCACTTGCAGCCAAAATAACTACTTTGGCTCGTACCTTATATTCCTGGGTATCAACTTTGTTGACATAGGAAACACCGGTTGCTTTGCCATCGCGATAGGTAACCTCGCGCACCATGGCATTGTTGATGATCTCAAGCTTACCCGATCTCAATCCGGGAGGAAGCAACACCGACGGAGAAGAAAAATTGGAGTGTGTGGCACAGCTTCGGTTACACTGCCCGCAATAGTGACAGGCAGCACGCCCATTGTGTGGCTCTGTGATAATGGACAATCGTGAAGGAATCACCGGAATGTCCATGGTGTCACAGGTATCTTTGATCAGATGCTCATAGCAACGCGGCTCCGGCGGTTTCATGTAAATACCACCCGGTTCATTGGGAATGTCTTCGTTGGTACCAAAAACACCGACCAGCCGATCTACCTTATCATAGTAGGGCGAGATCTCATCATAGGTTATGGGCCAGTCATCCCCGAGTCCGTCTTTGCTTTTTGATTTGAAATCATCAGGTCCAAATCGCAGGGAGATTCGTCCCCAGTGATTGGTTCGCCCACCGAGCATCCGGCCCCTGAACCAGTTGAATGTAGTTCCGGGCGTGGTCGAATAGGGTTCACCCTCAAGATTCCATCCTCCAAAACAGGCATCAAATTCCCCAAAAGGCTGATCCGGAGTGGAAGCTCCCCGCCGCGGGGTTTCATAAGGCCAGGTAAACATAGCGAAGTCCTGAGAGTCGAACCAGCCACCGGCTTCAAGCATAAGTACGTCCAATCCGGCATTGGTGAGCTCATGGGCAGCCATACCTCCGCCTGCCCCCGATCCCACGATACATACATCATATTCTTTAGTGCTTTCTTTAATTTGCATAAGTTTATCCTTCTGTGATTTTAGATCCCGCTTCTATTAATAGTCTTTTGGTGGCTTTAATGCCTTCAAATTCACTTAATTCATCGCCTTCATATTCAATGCCAATATAGCCTTTGAAGCCTGAAGCATAAATAATTGATAGCATTTTTGAAAAATCTATGGTCGTTTCTTGCCCTTTTTCATCAAAATCATAGCTTTTAGCACTTACAGCTTTCGCAAAGGGCATGAGTTCTTTCACACCTCTATAGCGATCATATTCCTCCGTACAACTTCCGTCCCATAACCCTCCATTTTCCCGTTTTACGCAGAAATTGCCAAAATCAGGCAGTGTACCGCAGTTTTCCATTCCAACCCGGGATATCACATCACTGAGCCAGCGGCCATCCGAAGAATAGCCACCATGATTTTCTACGATCACATTAATGTTATGATCTTTCGAAAACTCAGCCAGTCTTCCAAGGCCATCAACAGCATATTGTTTTTGCTCTTCTTTACTACCTTCGCCATAGGCATTTACCCTGATAGAATGGCATCCCAAATATTCTGCGGCCTTCACCCACTTATAATGATTTTCTACGGACTCGGCACGGGTTTTATCATCAGCAACTGCCAACCCGCCTTCCCCGTCAACCATAATGAGAAGCTGCTCAACTCCCAGGTCATTACATCTCATATTCATTTCATCCAGGTAGGAATAGTCTTCAGCTCTGTCCTGAAAAAACGTGCTTACATACTCTACTGCCTCTATACCGAATTCATTTTTTGCAATAGCGGGAAAATCAAGATGATCCAGATCACCACTTCTTATGGTTCGATGAAGGCTCCACTGGGCAAGAGAAATATTAAAGAAGAGTTCGGAAGCGGGCCCAGATTCAGAATGAAGGACAGTTAAAAACCGGGATACCGGCAGTGATAAAGCGGCAACTCCTCCCAATTTTAAGAATTTTTTTCTATCCATGTGATCTTTAACAGCGGTACCGATATTATTCTATCTTTTCTACATTCTGCCAATGTAATAAAAGAATTGAGTGATTCAATTTGCTCTTCGGTATTTTTTATATTTTGTACAACTTTTTAAAAGAACATATAAAAATATTTCATAAGTAGTCGAATGTGCTATTTTCTGACCAACATTAAACAATAAATAAATTTCAGGGGTTATAGATGAATAAGATATTGCAAGCCAAACTCAGCCTGATGATGTTCTTAGAATTTTTCATCTGGGGTGCATGGTATTCAACGGTTGCTGTTTTCATGACGTCCAACGGCATGGAAAACCTTACCCACTGGCCGTTTACGGTAAATCCAATTGCTGCTATTATAGCACCTTTCTTTGTTGGGTTAATCGCTGACCGATACTTTGCCACCGAAAAAGTATTGGGCACACTGCATATTCTCGGAGCGTTCTTTATGTTCCTGACACCGATGGCTGTTGAGCAGCCCGTCTTATTTATCTTGTTGCTGCTGGCCTATAACCTTTGCTACATGCCAACTATGAGCCTGGCTAACACCCTATCTTTCCATCATATTGATGACCAGGAAAAAGATTTTCCTATCATTCGGGTGTTTGGCACCATCGGCTGGATCGTGGCCGGACTCGCCATCAGCTTTGTATTGGGTATGTTTGTTGCCGAGAACGTAAAGCCGGAGCAAACGGCCCTGCCTTTGTATATGACGGCAGCAGCAAGTCTTCTCCTGGGAGTTTATAGCTTTTCACTTCCTCATACTCCGCCGCCGGCCGCGGGAGAAAAAGTTTCTATTCGCAGTATTGTCGGGATCGATGCCTTTAAACAGTTGGGGAGCAGGTCTTTCTATGTGTTCCTCTTCAGCTCGTTTTTACTGTGTATTCCGCTGGCCGCTTACTATAATTTTACCCAAATTTTTATCGGGAATGCCGGCTTTGAAAATATTGCCGCTACCCTCACTATCGGCCAGATGTCTGAGGTACTCTTTATGGTTCTGATACCGGCCATGTTTATCCGGTTGGGCGTAAAGTGGATGCTTGCCGCCGGGATGCTGGCCTGGGTACTTCGTTATGCACTATTTGCCGTTGGAGCGACTGAGCCCACCACCTGGATGATCCTTGCCGGTATTGCACTGCACGGTATCTGCTACGATTTCTTCTTCGTAACCGGCCAAATTTATGTAGATAAAAAATCCACCGCCGAAATTCGCGGACAGGCACAGGGACTTATTGTGCTCATCACTTACGGTGTAGGAATGCTTATAGGCGCCCAGATAGCAGGGATGGTGTACAACAGTTTCCTTGGTACGGCAGAATCTTTAACCCTGAGTCAGTGGTATGATTTCTGGTGGATCCCTGCCATTTTTGCTGCGGCAGTTATGATCTTCTTCATCATCTTCTTTAACGACAAAGTCTTGGATGAAGAGACTACAGCAGATGATATCACCATATAATTTTCATTAAACCTCTTTACTATGTCCAGACCTGTTACGCTATTTACCGGGCAGTGGGCTGACCTCAGCCTTGAAACCCTTGCTAAAAAAGCTTCCGATTGGGGCTATGACGGATTGGAACTGGCCTGTTGGGGGGATCACTTCAATGTCACTAAAGCCCTTGAGGAAGACGGGTACTGTCAAGAGCGCAAAGAGTTGCTGTCAAAGTACGATCTTAAAGTGTGGGCTATCAGTAATCACCTGGTAGGACAGGCAGTTTGCGATCTCATTGATGAGCGCCATAAAGAAATCCTTCCGGAACATGTTTGGAAAGACGGCGATCCTGAAGGCGTGAGGCAGCGAGCTGCGGAGGAAATGAAGAACACCGCCCGGGCAGCAAAAAAGCTGGGCGTTGATGTGGTCAATGGATTTACAGGAAGTTCCATCTGGTCAAAACTGTACTCCTTCCCTCCCAATACGCCGGATATGGTTGAAAAGGGATTCCAGGATTTTTCCGAGCGATGGAATCCTATTTTGGATGTATTTGACGATGCAGGTATACGGTTTGGGCTGGAAATCCACCCCACCGAAATAGCATTTGATAT contains:
- a CDS encoding TIM barrel protein; amino-acid sequence: MDRKKFLKLGGVAALSLPVSRFLTVLHSESGPASELFFNISLAQWSLHRTIRSGDLDHLDFPAIAKNEFGIEAVEYVSTFFQDRAEDYSYLDEMNMRCNDLGVEQLLIMVDGEGGLAVADDKTRAESVENHYKWVKAAEYLGCHSIRVNAYGEGSKEEQKQYAVDGLGRLAEFSKDHNINVIVENHGGYSSDGRWLSDVISRVGMENCGTLPDFGNFCVKRENGGLWDGSCTEEYDRYRGVKELMPFAKAVSAKSYDFDEKGQETTIDFSKMLSIIYASGFKGYIGIEYEGDELSEFEGIKATKRLLIEAGSKITEG
- a CDS encoding DUF1080 domain-containing protein; translated protein: MAQTKQNTLSEEEQDDGWELLFDGASPDDWRGYQKDGFPEQGWKVEDGMLMVLAGGGGGDIITRETYGDFILKLEWKAEKGGNSGIFYRALEQPTQAIYWSAPEFQILDNENHPDATRGEDGNRKAGSLYDLIPAKPQNANPYGEWNSAKIVANGSKIEHWQNGEKVLEYELWTPKWYEMLRNSKFVDHPEFGDMHEGHIGLQDHGNTIQFRNIKIKKLD
- a CDS encoding GMC family oxidoreductase, which encodes MQIKESTKEYDVCIVGSGAGGGMAAHELTNAGLDVLMLEAGGWFDSQDFAMFTWPYETPRRGASTPDQPFGEFDACFGGWNLEGEPYSTTPGTTFNWFRGRMLGGRTNHWGRISLRFGPDDFKSKSKDGLGDDWPITYDEISPYYDKVDRLVGVFGTNEDIPNEPGGIYMKPPEPRCYEHLIKDTCDTMDIPVIPSRLSIITEPHNGRAACHYCGQCNRSCATHSNFSSPSVLLPPGLRSGKLEIINNAMVREVTYRDGKATGVSYVNKVDTQEYKVRAKVVILAASACESARLLLNSKSSDFPDGLANSSGVVGKYLMDSTGTSVAGLIPKMMDMPAHNEDGVGGMHLYIPWWLDNSKLDFPRGYHVEMWGGRGMPSYGFMGGIQNYNAMFQDGPKRSGGYGKGLKDDYRRYYGSVVGFSGRGEGIAYEDNYCEIDPNGVDKWGIPTLRFNYNWSDHEYNQVKHMQTTLRSIIDEMGGHLLWDMPSKEDGYGITNPGQIIHEVGTTRMGDDPNTSVLNKYCQAHDVDNLFVVDGGSFVSQPHKNPTWTILALSMRASEYIVDQKKKGNL
- a CDS encoding MFS transporter — its product is MNKILQAKLSLMMFLEFFIWGAWYSTVAVFMTSNGMENLTHWPFTVNPIAAIIAPFFVGLIADRYFATEKVLGTLHILGAFFMFLTPMAVEQPVLFILLLLAYNLCYMPTMSLANTLSFHHIDDQEKDFPIIRVFGTIGWIVAGLAISFVLGMFVAENVKPEQTALPLYMTAAASLLLGVYSFSLPHTPPPAAGEKVSIRSIVGIDAFKQLGSRSFYVFLFSSFLLCIPLAAYYNFTQIFIGNAGFENIAATLTIGQMSEVLFMVLIPAMFIRLGVKWMLAAGMLAWVLRYALFAVGATEPTTWMILAGIALHGICYDFFFVTGQIYVDKKSTAEIRGQAQGLIVLITYGVGMLIGAQIAGMVYNSFLGTAESLTLSQWYDFWWIPAIFAAAVMIFFIIFFNDKVLDEETTADDITI
- a CDS encoding Gfo/Idh/MocA family oxidoreductase, yielding MKDKIKYGMVGGGPGAFIGEVHRKAAALDGHLELVAGSFSSSAEKSKQMGEELGLDPRRVYSSFEEMAKKEAALPEDERIDMVSVVTPNHLHFPICKAFIEQGIHVVCDKPMTNTIEEAEELCRLVEKHEVLFALTHNYTGYPMVKEARHLVQSGKLGSLRKVVVEYPQGWLAEPVEEQGNKQAEWRTDPQKAGVSAAIADIGTHAENLVEYITGLQIEKLFADTTSFVEGRALEDDANMLVHYEGGVRGILYASQVSVGEENPLNIRVYGTEASLEWNQESPNYLRVKYPDKPEEIHKRGNLYLSDAAGFNTRIPPGHPEGFLEAFANIYKNVALTLQAKKNCKEPDKLATDFPTVQDGLTGVKFIHKAIESGKENHWVEMD
- a CDS encoding GIY-YIG nuclease family protein, giving the protein MNSWFVYIIRCVDGSLYTGCTNHLIRRWYQHRKGTGARYLRAHPPELLVYMEEKPDQSEACKREYEIKQFSKEDKEELIQPL
- a CDS encoding sugar phosphate isomerase/epimerase, whose translation is MSRPVTLFTGQWADLSLETLAKKASDWGYDGLELACWGDHFNVTKALEEDGYCQERKELLSKYDLKVWAISNHLVGQAVCDLIDERHKEILPEHVWKDGDPEGVRQRAAEEMKNTARAAKKLGVDVVNGFTGSSIWSKLYSFPPNTPDMVEKGFQDFSERWNPILDVFDDAGIRFGLEIHPTEIAFDISTAERAIDALGGRKTFGFNYDPSHLGYQGVDYIKFIRTFSDRIYHVHMKDVWWSDKPTKAGTFGGHLDFGHPDRNWDFVSVGRGNIDFDRIIRALNEIKYSGPLSVEWEDSGMDREYGAGESCEYVKNIDFPPSESAFDSAFSEKD
- a CDS encoding gluconate 2-dehydrogenase subunit 3 family protein; this translates as MDRREAIKALSLGTLVAGFSLTGCEITPEEAAKEHKFWKRVTEEDLEKWNAQFFTDHEFETVRQLANMIIPADERSGNAEDAGVPQFIDFMMLDKPGNQTPIRGGLKWLDIQCQKRYGKNFIDCTDDEKTNMLDEIAYPEEAKPEMQQGVAFFNRFRDLVASGFWSSKIGIEDIGYIGNRPHNWQGCSHDALEHLGLEDKATG